The Panthera tigris isolate Pti1 chromosome F3, P.tigris_Pti1_mat1.1, whole genome shotgun sequence genome includes a window with the following:
- the LOC102960497 gene encoding C4b-binding protein alpha chain gives MHPSAPLNGMHDRKKKMAAWPLPRLWKVSDPTLFQMTLVAALFATVLGGCGPPPNLFFASPINVLNQTSFNSGTILKYTCRPGYTRDPYKSQDVTCRYKSWNYDQFCVKKRCKHPGELQNGQVIVKTDILFGSRIEFVCSTGYVLVGSATSHCEIQDRGVDWSDPLPQCIIAKCDPPPAISNGKHNGGDEDFYTYGSSVTYSCDPNFSLLGKASISCTVKNKKTGVWSPSPPTCKKVTCPKPEIQNGKIILGFGPHYTYRDSMVFDCNRGFILKGSSLIHCEEDNNWDPPPPTCELNSCLGLPDIPHASWEMYNYQMPTKQGVYPIGAMLKYRCRDGYKPTSDEPTNVICQENLTWTPHIECKEVCCPTPELKNGKINEQRSSSVNSCDFFNGDAVLYTCYQKYKFEARCQGDGTWYPKTPTCDESCDFPPTIDHGQFERNQAFGIFSRTEAIYKCDKGYTLVGEARLSCSSSGWSPAAPQCKAVCMKPEIAHGKLSVDKTEYIQAENISIQCDSGYELVGPQSITCSESRTWDLEVPKCEWVIPEGCGHVLAGRRVMRCLPNPEDVKMALEVYKLSLEIELLEIQRDKARIPAMDSPP, from the exons ATGCACCCCAGTGCTCCTCTAAATGGGATGcatgatagaaaaaagaaaatggcagccTGGCCCTTACCTAGGCTGTGGAAAGTCTCTGATCCAACTCTGTTCCAAATGACCTTGGTCGCTGCTCTATTTGCTACTGTTCTTG GTGGTTGTGGTCCTCCACCGAATTTATTCTTTGCTTCCCCAATAAATGTGTTGAACCAGACTTCCTTCAACTCTGGGACTATCCTGAAATACACCTGCCGTCCTGGCTACACTAGGGATCCTTACAAAAGTCAGGATGTTACCTGCCGATACAAGTCATGGAACTACGATCAGTTCTGTGTCA agaaAAGATGCAAACATCCTGGAGAATTACAAAACGGGCAAGTGATAGTTAAGACAGATATCTTGTTTGGATCACGCATAGAATTCGTCTGCTCAACAGG ATACGTTTTAGTTGGTTCAGCCACTAGTCATTGTGAGATCCAAGATAGAGGAGTTGATTGGAGCGATCCTCTCCCGCAATGTATAA TCGCCAAGTGCGATCCTCCTCCAGCCATCAGTAATGGGAAGCACAACGGTGGAGATGAAGATTTCTATACATATGGCTCCTCTGTCACCTACAGCTGTGACCCCAACTTCTCGCTCTTGGGCAAAGCCTCCATTTCTtgcacagtgaaaaataaaaagacaggcgTCTGGAGCCCAAGTCCTCCTACTTGTAAAA AAGTCACTTGTCCTAAGCCAGagattcaaaatggaaaaatcatcTTGGGATTTGGACCCCACTATACTTATAGAGACTCCATGGTGTTTGACTGCAATAGAGGTTTTATTCTCAAAGGAAGCAGTTTAATCCACTGTGAAGAAGATAACAACTGggaccctcctcctcccacttgtGAGCTCA ATAGTTGTCTTGGCTTACCAGACATCCCACATGCCTCCTGGGAGATGTATAACTACCAGATGCCAACAAAACAGGGAGTTTATCCTATTGGAGCTATGCTGAAATACAGGTGCCGTGATGGCTATAAACCTACTTCAGATGAGCCTACGAATGTGATATGTCAGGAAAATTTGACTTGGACCCCGCACATAGAGTGTAAGG aggtATGTTGCCCAACACCAGAGCTGAAGAATGGCAAAATCAATGAACAGAGATCTAGTTCTGTCAATAGCTGTGATTTTTTCAATGGAGATGCAGTTTTATATACGTGTTACCAGAAATACAAGTTTGAAGCCAGATGTCAAGGAGATGGCACCTGGTATCCCAAGACACCAACATGTGATGAGA GCTGTGATTTCCCTCCTACCATTGACCATGGACAGTTTGAACGAAATCAAGCATTTGGTATATTCAGTCGTACTGAGGCGATATATAAATGTGACAAAGGATACACTCTGGTTGGTGAAGCTCGACTCTCTTGCAGTTCTTCAGGCTGGTCTCCTGCAGCCCCTCAATGTAAAG CTGTCTGTATGAAACCGGAAATAGCCCACGGAAAGCTGTCCGTGGATAAGACTGAATACATTCAAGCTGAAAATATCAGCATCCAGTGTGACTCTGGCTATGAGTTGGTCGGTCCCCAAAGCATCACTTGCTCAGAGAGCAGAACCTGGGACCTCGAGGTGCCCAAGTGTGAGTGG GTGATTCCTGAAGGCTGTGGACACGTGCTCGCAGGAAGGAGGGTCATGCGGTGTCTCCCCAACCCAGAAGATGTGAAAATGGCCCTGGAGGTGTATAAATTGTCTTTGGAAATTGAACTGCTGGAAATACAGAGAGACAAGGCAAGGATTCCTGCTATGGACTCACCACCGTAA